A window of the Euzebyales bacterium genome harbors these coding sequences:
- a CDS encoding UPF0182 family protein, whose translation MELLQALRQRWWLVVGILLILAIALSTRLATFYTDVLWFRSIGFVRVFVTLLTTQFGLGLVAAVFMTLLLAGNLLLARRLAPRYRIPTPAEESVERYRALVEPIARPLLLVVAVVVGVLSGLNVAPQWPRYVLWANATEFGQTDPQFGLDLGYFVFVLPFHTLVNSWLFTALVITVLMTVVAHYVFGGIRPQAQGQRLTPQVNVHLSVLLAALVAVRAWGFWLDRYMLSYSERGQVTGLSYTDVNAQLLALQLLTIIAAVCVVLFLVNVRFRGWLLPAAGVGILVVAAVVLAGIYPAIVQRLQVDPQELPRERQYIERNLELTRFGFGIELDDVDFEDFAANDVLSDQAIADNRTTLQSIRLWDPATLQNTYQQLQELRTYYDFRDVDVDRYVFDGEQQQVMLSVREVATSDLPAQARTWQNEALVYTHGYGVVSSAVSTRRRDGQPVFFVKDIPPTGVPELELDNPRVYIGENPPAYSIVGAAEDELDFDLGQGQPVERFRYDGADGVEVGSPLRRLAFALRFAEPNILLSSLITDESRIMYRRQLRERVQDVVPYLKLDHDPYPVAVDGRVKWIVDAYTTTEWLPYSERTNLAEATIAEQQQLAAVTDENGQVTFEEQSVPTPGLTGTANYIRNPVKAVVDAYDGTVKLYIVDAEDPIIQAWRKVFPDSFTDAAEAPEELVSHFRYPEDMFRVQSTMFETYHIRGPDAFYNKDDAWEIPADAQFQANQPEATTPRAMRPYYLLMRLPGEETEEFALIQPFAPEQRDNLIGWLAGRSDGEAYGQLKAYRMPPTKTVFGPEQIQARINQDDAISQQITLWNESGSRVRYGNLLVIPVEDSLLYAQPLFLRADRSEIPELRRTVLVFGDQVVMEDTLQAALEALFGSAAPGVELPEGAEQPVAGDAGDTGDTGGEEQPATPGPGDVSDPAVAAALERALDAFDAADRALAEGDLGEYQEQTRLAEEALREVESLLGQSAATGNLSDEPAETSTEP comes from the coding sequence ATGGAACTGTTGCAGGCCCTACGACAGCGATGGTGGCTCGTCGTGGGGATCCTCCTGATCCTTGCCATCGCGCTCTCCACGCGTCTCGCGACCTTCTACACCGACGTGCTGTGGTTCCGCAGCATCGGCTTCGTGCGCGTGTTCGTGACGCTGCTGACGACGCAGTTCGGGCTCGGGCTGGTGGCCGCCGTGTTCATGACGCTGCTGCTGGCCGGCAACCTGCTGCTGGCGCGACGTCTCGCCCCCCGCTACCGCATCCCGACGCCGGCGGAGGAGAGCGTCGAGCGCTACCGGGCGCTCGTCGAGCCGATCGCTCGACCGCTGCTGCTCGTGGTCGCCGTCGTCGTGGGCGTGCTGTCGGGCCTCAACGTGGCACCGCAGTGGCCGCGCTACGTCCTGTGGGCGAACGCGACCGAGTTCGGCCAGACCGATCCGCAGTTCGGGCTGGACCTCGGCTACTTCGTGTTCGTGCTGCCCTTCCACACGCTGGTCAACTCGTGGCTGTTCACGGCGCTGGTCATCACCGTCCTCATGACGGTCGTCGCGCACTACGTGTTCGGCGGCATCCGACCGCAGGCGCAGGGGCAGCGGCTCACCCCGCAGGTCAACGTGCACCTGTCGGTGCTGCTGGCGGCCCTCGTCGCCGTGCGTGCGTGGGGGTTCTGGCTCGACCGCTACATGCTCAGCTACTCGGAGCGGGGTCAGGTCACCGGCCTGTCCTACACCGACGTCAACGCGCAGCTGCTGGCGCTGCAGCTGCTGACCATCATCGCCGCCGTCTGCGTGGTGCTGTTCCTGGTCAACGTCCGCTTCCGCGGCTGGCTGCTGCCCGCCGCGGGGGTCGGGATCCTCGTCGTGGCCGCGGTCGTGCTGGCCGGCATCTATCCGGCGATCGTCCAGCGCCTGCAGGTCGACCCCCAGGAGCTGCCGCGCGAGCGGCAGTACATCGAGCGCAACCTCGAGCTCACCCGCTTCGGGTTCGGCATCGAGCTCGACGATGTCGACTTCGAGGACTTTGCGGCGAACGATGTGCTGTCGGACCAGGCGATCGCCGACAACCGGACGACCCTGCAGTCGATCCGGCTGTGGGACCCTGCCACGCTGCAGAACACCTACCAGCAGCTGCAGGAGCTGCGCACCTACTACGACTTCCGCGACGTCGACGTCGACCGCTACGTCTTCGACGGTGAGCAGCAGCAGGTGATGCTCAGCGTGCGGGAGGTCGCCACCAGCGACCTGCCGGCGCAGGCCCGCACATGGCAGAACGAGGCACTCGTCTACACGCACGGCTACGGCGTGGTGTCGAGCGCCGTCAGCACCCGCCGGCGCGACGGACAACCGGTCTTCTTCGTCAAGGACATCCCACCGACGGGCGTGCCCGAGCTCGAGCTCGACAACCCGCGGGTGTACATCGGCGAGAACCCGCCTGCGTACTCGATCGTGGGAGCCGCCGAGGACGAGCTGGACTTCGACCTCGGGCAGGGCCAGCCGGTGGAGCGCTTCCGCTACGACGGCGCGGATGGCGTCGAGGTCGGATCGCCCCTGCGTCGCCTCGCGTTCGCACTGCGCTTCGCCGAGCCGAACATCCTGCTGTCCAGCCTGATCACCGACGAGTCGAGGATCATGTACAGGCGGCAGCTGCGCGAGCGGGTGCAGGACGTCGTGCCCTACCTCAAGCTCGACCACGACCCGTATCCGGTGGCGGTCGACGGGCGTGTCAAGTGGATCGTCGACGCGTACACGACCACCGAGTGGCTGCCGTACTCGGAGCGCACGAACCTGGCAGAGGCGACCATCGCCGAGCAGCAGCAGTTGGCCGCCGTGACCGACGAGAACGGCCAGGTGACGTTCGAGGAGCAGTCCGTGCCGACGCCGGGCCTGACCGGCACGGCCAACTACATCCGCAACCCCGTCAAGGCGGTGGTCGACGCGTACGACGGCACCGTGAAGCTCTACATCGTCGACGCCGAGGACCCCATCATCCAGGCGTGGCGCAAGGTGTTCCCCGACAGCTTCACCGACGCCGCCGAGGCCCCCGAGGAGCTGGTGTCACACTTCCGCTACCCGGAGGACATGTTCCGCGTCCAGTCGACGATGTTCGAGACGTACCACATCCGCGGGCCCGACGCCTTCTACAACAAGGACGACGCCTGGGAGATCCCGGCCGACGCGCAGTTCCAGGCGAACCAGCCCGAGGCGACCACTCCGCGGGCGATGCGACCGTACTACCTGCTGATGCGCCTGCCGGGGGAGGAGACCGAGGAGTTCGCGCTGATCCAGCCGTTCGCGCCCGAGCAGCGCGACAACCTGATCGGGTGGCTGGCCGGCCGGAGCGACGGCGAGGCGTACGGCCAGCTCAAGGCCTACCGCATGCCACCGACCAAGACGGTGTTCGGGCCCGAGCAGATCCAGGCCCGCATCAACCAGGACGATGCGATCAGCCAGCAGATCACCTTGTGGAACGAGTCCGGCTCGCGGGTGCGGTACGGCAACCTGCTGGTGATCCCGGTCGAGGACTCGCTGTTGTACGCGCAGCCGCTGTTCCTGCGGGCCGATCGGTCGGAGATCCCGGAACTGCGCCGCACCGTGCTGGTCTTCGGCGACCAGGTCGTGATGGAGGACACGCTGCAGGCGGCGCTCGAGGCGCTGTTCGGCTCGGCGGCGCCCGGCGTGGAGCTGCCGGAGGGCGCCGAGCAGCCTGTGGCCGGCGACGCCGGTGACACGGGCGACACCGGCGGCGAGGAGCAGCCGGCGACGCCGGGCCCGGGCGACGTGAGCGATCCGGCGGTCGCCGCGGCGCTGGAGCGCGCGCTCGACGCGTTCGACGCGGCGGACCGGGCGTTGGCGGAGGGAGACCTGGGCGAGTACCAGGAGCAGACCCGCCTCGCCGAGGAGGCGCTGCGTGAGGTCGAGAGCCTGCTCGGCCAGTCAGCGGCGACCGGGAACCTCAGCGACGAACCCGCCGAGACGTCCACCGAACCCTGA